The stretch of DNA ttctgtgcccTTCCCAATCCCCAGTCTTCCCTGTTCTCTGCTGTAAGAGCTCTCTTGGAGAAAGGTAATTAACTCTTGAAAGCCTATCGCTGATCGTTCTGCATTTCTAAACCTGAGTTTCAGAGCTGCTTTTCTTCACCTGGAGAATGAAGTCCTAAGGAAGTAAGAACCTAAATTGTGTAGGATAGAGCTAGTGGGTATTTCTAGGATCCTGCCCTGGAAACACTGAAAAATGGAATATGGACATGAAATGTGACTTTTTGAGGCTACAGTAGAAATGGCAAGAGTAGACTCTTTGAGTGCATCCATCAACAACGAAAAAATCAAGTAAcatattttctactttgtttGGATGCCATGGTAAAAATAATGCCTTgtattgaaaacaaaatgcacaaaaatatACAAAGCCTTTGTGGCTATAACATGGTTCTCAAATCTTAGTGTCTGTTTTGCCATGAATAAAATTAGTTTACAGTTGCCAAAACTAGGGGGTCTAGAGTGTATTATAGTCATTATTGTCATAATTTGCCAGGctatttcatatatttcatttttcttcagcttTAGTACAACCGTAGTTCTAGTGGCAGAAAAGGTTATTTCCCTGTTTTAGAGATGAGAGTAAAATTCTGTATATACTTCACTTTTGCCTGAGTTATGTGGTTATTGTAGTAGACAGGACTTCATTGGTCCTTTGGCTGTGTCCGTAATCACTGGTCAGTGACAGCATTCCATGGAATTTGATGTCAAAGTGATCATTTTGGCATTTGGGACAGCAGCAACAACGGAATGCTATTGAGGTTTGGACACTCTTGGTGCAGATCATCTGATTTGCAGTAGTAATAATCATGCTGTGTAGTGGTCTTCCTACTTGCATCTCTCACTCACCATCCCTAACACCTCATTCTAGTCTCAGCACTCAAAAATCAAAATTGTAAAGGGAAGAGAAGTTTATGAAAACTAAAAAGATGCACAGTAATTATGAAAGTTTTCTGACACATTCATGTATGGTCTATGGGAGTACTATCAAGAATAATTAACAAGAATTACCATCAGATGTGGTAGCTGGAGCAAACTGACACTTTAGAATGATGAGATTTTGCATTTCTGAAGTCTTTGACTTAAACTTACAATTAGATTTGGTTGCATTAGGTTTGACTTTCACTGAGTGAGTATGCAGCTTGCAGTGTCTTTTGGATTGTTGAATATATCCGTGTTTCCTATAAGATTGAAAATATCAACAATTGAGGAGTAAGAGTTTAGCTTGATAGTTCCTCCTGTTTCAGGTCAAAGTCATGTCTTACCATTTTTGCAAGTATTGTTCCACACAGATGATAAATATGCCTTTGTATGCCTTTCCTCAATtgtattaaaaacttttaaatcctTAATTGTGAGATTTTAGGAAATGTGACTAGCATACatgatttttacatttgtaaaaatgtaaaaaaacccTTAGCAGAGATATATGGCTAGTAAGACTTGATTGGAAATACGGAGTTAATATGAGCTCTTCCTTTGGAAAGGGCTTGTGGAAATTGTAACTTGTGGGAGAGTTCAGATTTAGTTAAGAAGGTAAAGAGAGGAAGCATTTGTAATGTTAAGCAAGTCATATCAGGAGTCTTCAGGGTGGGCCTGAAAGATTTGGTAAGAATGGGTAGGAGAGGAGTGTGGGGATGACAAAGAACAGAAGTGGGGTAGAGTTGTGATTAGGATGCAACAAGTTTGATGGGTTCTGTCAATTCAGCCAAAAACCCCCAGGGATACACCAAATCGGATTGCTCCTCCTTGCAAGTGAGGGAGGATGCTGCCCATGGAGAACCTGGGGTCTCCCAGTAAGAGGGTTTTAGAAAGGACTTGTGATATTTGAGCTTATTATATTAGTTTGTTTTAGAGAGGGTTTAAGGAAGTGGATTATTTGCAGTGGATTAGATGCTTTCAGCCATCTTCTTACCTAGATGATGAGAATATATTGATAGATTAAAGTTGGCGGTAAGTAAGGAGCAGCCACTCATAGGAACTATCACAGGGTGTGTCTTGGACAGTGTTCATATTTTGGCTGTGTTCAGACATGATTACACAAGTGTCTTGATCTGTTGTGATCAAAGAATGTCTGATACTAATATTCTGTGAAATCGTTTATGTTCTACAGAACACCAGGACCTAGTTGTGGGTGGCAGGCCAGCTTATAGTGATATCAAGGTTTAGCTAGTCATATCAGGCCAGTTGTGGATGTCAGTCTCATTAGGTTTGGTATGGTGTCACTTGTCCATATTGGCGTAGTTGTAGTGGACCTGGCCATGTCCTCACCTACAAATTGTAGGTGTTTATAGTAGTTCCAGTGTTCATATGTTTCTACCTCAAGTACAGGTACAAGCTGGTTTCAAACAGTATATGCAGGGTATTTCTGGAGCATTCTTGGCCGTAACATTTATCATAGACACGTGATAGTTTCATGCAGGAACATACTGCTTCTTACCTACTTACAAAAGAGAAGTATGAGAACACTTGCCATTTCTAAAGTATGCCCATAAATAACAcataaactgtaaaaaaaaaaaaaaaagcagaattgttttctttactctttggtaataattcatatttttattgatgACCTTAAGGCATTGTGGAATTCCGAATTATCTTCTAAATCATCAAAAGGAAAATTCTGAAAGTTCTTCACCCGCAGTTCTTGGAGGCATTCTACCGCAGTAAAGCCATTTCATGTGTTTCGgccttgttcttattttcatataaaaaggATCGGTTAAATGATATCTACTGTCCCTAATAGATGGCAAAACCTCATACTTCTTTTGAAACACATTGTTATAAAAATGTTCTTTCTGTCACCTCAGAATTATTCGTGAAAGAGAACCATGAGTTAAGAATAGCAGGAGGAGCAGTGAGGGATTTATTAAATGGGGTGAAGCCTCAAGATGTGGATTTTGCTACCACTGCCACCCCTACTCAGATGAAGGAGATGTTTCAGGCAGCCGGCATTCGGATGATCAACAACAAAGGAGAAAAGCATGGGACAATTACTGCCAGGGTAAGTAGAAGTCTGACAGTTAATTGCATTCGCATTTTTGTAATTacttaaaacttaattttttttgtagttgaaaaagtaagtaacaaaaacaaagccTAATTAAAATGGCAGTGTTTTCTTCCCTCACCCTAAATCTTCCATTCTCCTGCATTGCAGCCTTTGACTAAGTTTGATACTTACCTCTTATCTCCACAATTTCGGGATATgtgttggggggggagggggcttTTGTATGCTGTAGTTTTGGGGTTTAATTTCCTGGTTTTAAGATGTTATCCACTGACTTCCTACATGGAAAGATGATTTAGCTTTCTCACCACACCCTTTCTCAATAGCAAGTACAACTGATTCTTCCTTCCCTATCTTTCCAATATGTTTGTTATAATTTTTGGTTAAATCAATACTCAGAACTTACATTTATGACTTTATATTGTTTACAGCTGCATTGTGGAGTATGTTATGATTATATTTCTTGTGTTgcatggttgttttgtttttgcagttaatagcatttttattttatgtagctTTTCATGTACCactcattttttcatgtactctgTAAAGTTCTCTCAAAATAGTTAAACAcattaacagtttttttttttttctttgagacatttCACCTGATACATCTTCCCACCCCAATTCTGATTCTGTAGCACTTTCCTTGGCCTTTTTTCTTGGTTTATGTCCTCTTATTAGTAGTCGGAAACCTAAGGGAGTCTTACATGTATGAGATACTCTTATTTTACCCCCACACTGGTTTGATAATTTTGTTGGCTGCAGAATTCTAGACTGGGAGTAATTTTCATTCAGAAATTTAAAGGCTTTGCTAGCTTTAAGACTGCCTTTAAGAAATCCAGTTCCATTTGGTTATCTCCTTTGTTTGaaacttagctttttttttttcttttggaagccTTTTTGATCTTTCTAGCActagtatttttaatttgaaggTGGTGTGTCttgattttgatttatttttaattcattgtgtAGGGTACTTAATGGGACATTTGTGTTTCTTTCATAATTTCATCCCCTTtgttaaatgtcttttctttggaaacttCTGTTATTTGGGTGCTGGGACAGGGCTGATATTCTAGTTTTATCATtgggcttttattcttctgtctgcatgtcttatttttctttccatcttgaTCTCCCAACTTATTTCTATTTGCAACTTCTGtggcttttaaattttcaagAGGTGTTTCTTAGTATACAGTGTGATATATCAGTTCACAGGGATATGATCTGAGAAATTTGTTGCCAGgcaattttcattaaaaacttcTTGACTTTTTCATAATAATACGTAGCTTAGACCACATTATACAGTACCAAAAAAATTCTTCACGTCTTTATTCTACaagtgttttcctgttttttttcttttataatctttttgttaacaagacacacacatacacacacttacacacttgCCTAAGCCTAATATAATACTTATGGATCAGGATTATAAGTATCACTGTCTTCTTCTTCCACAACTTGGCCCACTGGAAGTTCTTGGGCACTGACAATGAATGGAGCTGTCATCTTAGATAAGTATGCCTTCCTTTGTAATACCTCCTAAAGGACCTGCCTGAAGCCAGTTTACAgctaacatattttatataagcAAAAGGTGTACATTCTAAAATAACCATAAAAGGTATAGTGTTAAATACATAAACTACTAGTAAGTCATTTAATATGAACTATATGTAATTGTACAAATTCTGTGCAATTGTCATTAAATGTGTACTATACAGTCACTAAAATGCACTATAAGTATAGTCATTagtatatactatatacataagtgctttgtatatatttatactacTTGCAGCATAGTAggtttgtttacaccagcatcGACACAAACATGAGTAATGCAATGCACCATGATGTTTATGATGGCTAGTGTCACTAGGTGAAGGAGATTATTCAGCTTCATTACAATCTATGGTATCATTGTCATATATGCTGTCCATTGTTGACTGAAGTGTGACTGTGGGTATATGACTATTTCTTTTACAGCTTCCTGTTCCTGTAATAACTTCTTTGATTTTCCTTAGGTTATCAGTTGTAGTTGTTTGTCAAAATCTTTGTTTCCTTTGAACATTTTCTATCTTTCATATTGGCTTTCTTTAAAGGTCAGTATTCTTTggctatcatatatttttagcaaaatAACATGATGACTGTGTTGTAGTTCTGCATGGGAAATATTAGCTATTTAGTAGTGGGACTCCCAGTGTAGGAGTTTTCATTAGGAGAAATCAGAGAGGTGTCCTCCTAGTGTTATAAGCATGGTTGTTTTGAAAACCAAGTTGAAGGGGGAAAAAGTATAAACCTTGATTTAAACTTACtattttcattgtgatgtttccttcTCATGATCATCAGTGTCTGGCACACAAGTCTGAttgtatttttgtggtactggggtttggttgaactcagggcctcgtgcttgctaggtagactctctaccacttgagtccacagtcagcactttttgcttggttatttttgatatgttcttgctttatgcttgggttggcctagaccacaatcttcctgtttaTGTTTGCCCtcctagctgggataacaggcatgcactattgcacccagccattgattgagatggagtctcacaactTTTCTGCCAGGCTTTCCTGGAGCCAAGATCCTTcctgcatctgcctcctgagtagctaggattacaggtttgaggcaccctcaccacacccagctcagttctgattatttttggtCCACCCCTTTCTAAGAGAGTTAATCTCTATTTTTCTGCTGGGTTGTGGGGGGGGGGCGGAATTCTGGATTGAAGGTCTAATCATTTCTTGTAATAAGTTTCAAGTAGCTTTCCCTATCTCAGGCTCTTTCCTTTCATGGATAAATGTGTTTCAAATACCCGAGTTACAGAATTTTATAGGGAGAGTATCAGTACAGCATGTGCTCATTCATGGTTTTTATTTCCTAATGAAGATTCCAAACTTCTTCTTGACTACTGCTGATGTGCTGTTTGTCACATACACTTTTCCTTTAACATTTACTCTTCTTTCTCCACTGTTCCTTTGATCTTCCTTTTATTTGAAATGTGCTTGTCCCCACATTAAGGTCCTACTTAATTTTCAGGGCTGAGCTCATGTCACTCTGTTATGAAGGTACTCAGCTTTCCCAGCTGAAGACAGTTTCTCTTCCCAAGATACATGGAGCACTGTAGCTTCATTGGGGAGTACCAGTAAAGGAACTGTAAAGGTATTACTTCCCTTCACTTTTTTGCTCAATGGGATATATTAATATTCAGCTCTTTGCAAACTAGAGCTGTCAAAAAACTGTAAGAGAATAGTTTGCTGTGAAATTGAATGacgagaatttttttttttgagggctcCTCCTTTCTGCCACACCACTTGTCAGAGTTGCCCTGTTTTTGTATCAAACTCAATCACGGTAGGTATTTTTAAGACAATAACTCATTCTTTAGgtctgtctttgaatttttttcagtgtcAGATATGTATTCTAGTTGAGTTTAAAAAGACATAAGCTACAACTAATTATAGTACCATGTCTTGATGAAATTTTCTATCAGTGATACTAAgcattgttaaaagaaaaaaaccaacttgTATTTAATTGCAGCTTCATgatgaaaattttgaaattactACACTACGGATTGATGTCACCACTGACGGAAGACATGCTGAGGTAGAATTCACAACTGATTGGCAGAAAGATGCTGAACGCAGAGATCTCACAATAAATTCTATGTTTTTAGGTAATATATGGAGATAAGACAGTGTTCTAATTCAGTCTGTTAGAATGCCTTCAAGTGAAATCCTCATTCTGGAAATGTTCTCCAActtaagtggcattaatgtcttCTAGAAGACAATCTATCATGTTGCTGGAGCCAAACTCCCTGGGTTCAGATTCTCACTGCATCACTCTCACCATCCATAACATGGATGTGTTAATGCTGGTTTCCTTTGTAGGGCTGTTGTGAAGATCAAGAGAGTTAAAGACTGTAAAtgtttagaacagtgcctgacatatTTAcacttctgttttttaatttattgtctgCATCTAAACAGTGCAAGgaaatgtgtgcacacatgcattgCACACACTCCATGGCACTCTTTCTCTTGTTATCTTTCATGCACACATGTCCACTGTTTCTTCTCTCCCAGTTCCCTGGCAGTCAGTGGTCAGTGACTTCAGCATCTTTGTTATTGTTGAGCCTAGACACAGgcaatcctgggcaaaaaagtttgagaccccatctcataacAGAAAAGCTGAGCCGGGCGGcgtgcgcctgtcatcccagcaacagtggaaaacctaaaataggaggatgatggtccaggccagctggggcataaaatgaaatgctatctccaaaatgacccaagcaaaaaaggctggagctgtggctcaagtggcaaagcacccacttagcaagcatgaagccctgagttcaaacccctctcCCACCAGTTGCGGGGGGCGGGGTGGAGACTTCATTGTTAGAGACATATATTCCCATCTTTTAGCCTGTTTTCTGTAAGAGTTTTTACATATTATAGAAATAGCCATTTGTCTCTATTAATAATGACTTACATAAATTTTCTTAGAATGTCACTTTACAACTTTCTGTGTGGTAGTAGCTTTTGCCAACAGGCTTATTTGATCTTTTGTATAGTTATTATTTCTGGTATTAtgattctgttttgctttgtcaAGTTAAAAGGTCTAATTTCAGGATTATAAAATACTTCCCTATGGATTCTTCTACTTTTGTTATGTTTTCCAGATTATTTTgggtattgtttattttcttgcacTAACTTGGGTTAGTATCTTGTCTGGTGCCTGTTCGCTTCACCCCTCATATAGGTCTGACACGttgcttttttactttattcttggAGGCATTATCTTTTTACTTCTAAAGGCAGCCCTTtattcttcctttattctttctcccATTTGGTAGTAATGTATACTAATATTATTActatctatattttaattttgtactttttttgtggtactggggcttgaatccaggaccttcaccttgaaccactccaccagccctatttttgtgaaggattttttgaaatagggtctcgtgaactgttttcctcaggctggctaagaactgcaatccccctgatctctgcctcctgagtagcaaggattacaggcatgagccatgggcacctaGCTAATTTTGTAGCATTTAACCTTGCTGCATTTTTACTGTTTGTAGTAGGTTTTGTCAGATTCTTGTTAATAATGAtttttctcccctcttttctAATGAATAGGTTTTGATGGCACTCTATTTGATTACTTTAATGGTTTCgcagatttaaaaaataagaaagttagaTTTGTTGGGCATGCAAACCAGAGAATACAAGAAGATTATCTTCGAATTTTAAGATATTTCAGGTAAAAAACTTTACAAACTTTGAaaccaaaaaattaaagttttttatGCCACCAGAGCACAATACTACATGTGCAATATGGAGCAGGTATGTGTACAAAATGGTGATATCTCAAATGTCTGTCTCCAATGGTGAGGTAGCACCCCATGACTTACATACTTCATATGGTATTTTCATCCCAAAATATGCATACTTACTACACTGTATATGATCTTTTCCATTAGAAATCTTTAAATCACTTTAAAGATGTCCACCTTTCTTTTTGTTAAGTAGTATTTTCCTTCATTGATCCTGTGACTTGAGTGCTTATCACAGGCCAAGCACTGTGTCAAGAGCTTGATCACAGTAATTAACAACTGAAAGTGTTTGCCTTCATAAGGCTTAGAGCTTTAGGTGCTATGGAAATATGTTGCCTCATCACAAAATGACACTGGCAGACAGAAAATGCTACTAAATGACTAGTGAAAAAAGTATACATATTTAGAACTTAGACTGTTAAGTGTGAAATGCCTGGATGGTTTTATGAGTAGCAGTGATTCTTAGTCAAAGCTTGAAGTGAACTTGAGTCACTGGGGTTCTAGTTCTTGCTGATTTTAAGGTTACCTACATTGTAATTAATCTTGGgtttttctcttctgaaaaaaaatgaaagtgaaaaacagacTTTTCTGGTGATATGGCAATACAGAAGTCATAAATTGTGAGGATTTTGTCTTGCAGGTTTTATGGCAGAATTGTAGATAAACCTGGTGACCATGATCCTGAGACTCTGAAAGCAATTGCGGAAAATGCAAAAGGCTTGGCTGGAATATCAGGAGAGAGGATTTGGGTGGAactgaaaaaaattcttattgGTAACCATGTAAATCATTTAATTCACCTGATCTATGATCTTGATGTGGCTCCTCATATAGGTGAGAACAAGTTATGAAATATGTAAATTTTTGGTAATGAGACAGTTTATAATTCATAAGGAAAAAATGTCTTGACTCACATAGCTGATGAATTCTAAGTGAATAAATGGAATCCCAAGGTAAACTCTGGGAACAGCTCCAAGATTTGGCTTTGCTGACACTGTGCCAGTTACCACCTTTGTGACTTTGGTTAGTTTCTGATCAGAACAGGGGTTAGAAAAATAACAGTACCTATCTCATAAGACTAAAGGGAGTGAGTTCATACATGGAAACCACTGTTAAAAGAATGCCTTATACACAGAAATGGGTTAATGTTATAATTGATACTAAGAATAGTGAGATAATATGGTTTTTCACACTTCAGGGAACTCTAATATCTAGACCAAAACAAAATTATTGAGTGGAGCGTGGATATTAATTTATTAGTGGGAAGTCAGGAGTGATGGCTACTTTCTCTGAACTCCTGATACAGCTTGTTAATGGAAACATGTTAAGGCTTTCCCTAAGTCTTGAGAGAGACTTCGCAGGTTTTAATACTAAGACAATGGTGGTTTTAGGATAtgattgaattctttttttgccATTAAAATCAGGTGAAAATGATTTTGTGCCCACAGGTTTACCTACTAATTCAAGTTTAGAAGAATTTAACAAAATCTGTAAAAACGTTGAAGGTTGTTCACCAAAGCCAATGACTCTCTTGGCCTCATTATTCAAAGTGCAGGATGACGTCACAAAATTGGATTTGAGGTTGAAGatttcaaaagaagagaaaaaccttGGCTTATTTATAGTTAAAAATAGGAAGGACTTAATTAAAGCAACAGATAGTTCAGAACCATTGAAACCATATCAAGATTTCATTATAGATGTAAGTATATATTAGACTTGGTTATAAAGTCATTTTTTGGTAATTGTAGAACTAATTTGCTGAAACACAATATTCTGTGGATTTGGAATGAAAATTTTCTTAGTGAGGATTTATCATTTAAACTTCAGGATAAATAcaagtgtttttaaatgtttctttggcACTTAGTCTAGGGAACCTGATGCCACTGGCCGTGTATGTGAGCtgctgaagtaccaaggtgagcACAGTCTCCTCAAGGAGATGCAGCAGTGGTCCATCCCCCCCTTTCCTGTGAGTGGACATGACATCAGGAAAGTGGGCATTTCTTCTGGGAAGGAAATTGGAGCTCTGTTACAGCAGTTGCGTGAACAGTGGAAAAAAAGTGGTTATCAAATGGAAAAAGATGAACTTCTAAGTTATATAAAGAAGACCTAAAATGATAGCTGGGTACtaaaaagtggaaaaattttGGTGAGACTGGTTTTCTGTCCCTCTTCATGAAATTTAAGAAACAGTTTAGAGAATGCCTCTTTGGaaaaattatcttattttgtGAAATTATAGTCAGTAAACTAGAGTCTACTGCCTCTTAATTTGATGTATGTCATGGAATCTTATTCTTTTGGAATAGGTTGTACTTGGTTTCTATCATTATCTGtttagatttcaaaataaaagctgtTTTTGCGTAATTGATCTTAAAAAGTAACAGTCTTGCTGTGcttggtggcatacacctataattcCTGCTACAGGAAGATCtcgagtttgaagccagcccagaaaaagtctcaaaaacaataaaaaaaaaaaacctgtcttgaaaaaaaatgtgtgcagTGGAAATAATTGGATTACTTTGTACAGTGCTGTTACCTGATTTACCAATATTATGTctctaaaaaaatatttattttgaaaatttatcagCTATCTAAAATTATATCCAGGGTGGCATTTATTCATAGAGGATTCGTCCTAGCAGTCTGTGTTTTACCATGAAGTTATTGTGTGCCATAATGACTCCTTTATCTATCAATGAAAACCCTGGAAAAGTTCTTATGGGATTAACTTGAGTGTTAGTCTTGGAGCCTATTATTTTAGTGATATTTAGTaatatttcctttgatttttggAAGGTAAATGTGTTTATATATCAAGTGCTAGTATTTTAAAGGAagtgggtttttttaattaattaaaaaggatCTGGTTTATGTTATATGTTCCCTTAATCCTTTCATGAGGTAAATAGATGTATAGCACAAAGTACGTTTGCTTTAGCTACTATATTCTGACGTTTTATCATTGATTGTCCTTTGTGTGTAGCCATTTGTAACATTTTGGTTCTCTATGGGCAAACAACAATACTTCTGTTAAAGCCCAACTAAGAGGAAGTGTGATAAACAGTTTAACAGGGGCTGTGTTGCAAGAAAGGGGAGCCTCAAACAACTGCACCCAGGTCAGTAACTAAACGTTTTACAAAATACACTGAAATATTTAAGTAGTACTAGAATGTCTGGACCATAAATGTGCACATTTAGCTATACATGGCTTTGCCATATATAAAACCCCTTTAAATAGTGTCATGCATATTTTTACgtatcagaaaaaaattagcaaataataTACGCTGAGATTTGCACCCTTTGGAGAGCAGAGGTAAAAATACTATTGTGCGTTAAAAATAAGTTTTGCAGGGCAAGTggagtttattttcatttactcacATAAAGTTTATAAATGAAGGTCAACAGTCTGTTCCTGGCCTCAATATACTTTGATTAAACATTTTACCTGATTAGCATGAATTATGTAAAGTAGTGAAGGAATATCATAAAACCAGTTAATTACACAAATGTAAAAGGATCCACTAAACCTTTGAATATGTCAGCAAAGAGGTATAGGTCAGACAGCAGTCTTTCTAGAATTTTATCttacaaattatttcttttatctaCATTACTCTCTTCTGAATGTCTTTTACATTAAGCAAAGAACATGTTTATTAGTTTGGGTCATCCTGCTTTAAGTTCTTCTTTATTTACACTGAATAAAACTGATCACAACATACAGAATCATCTCTGGCTTGTATTCGAGGGATGTGCTTTGTCACTTCTGTTCCACAATAGTTTAGGTTCAACTAAATAGTGCAAATACACACTATTTTTCAATAAGAaacataaaggaaaggaaaattatttttgagcTCAAActgcatatttaatattttcagaatttaCAAATCAATATCTGAGAGAAGTTAAAGTTGAAAAGAATAGAgtccttttaaaataatgtacacTGCTTTGCCTCTTTGAAGAAGAGACTTGGCACCCCAGCTTTCATTTACAGCACTGTGCCAATATGCTGTCCCATACACAGGATCGATCAGAtgattaattaaaatgttttatgcaGCAAACATTTTCACTTTTAGTGATGCTTTGCTGTCCTGACACCAAGCTTGTATTCTAGACTGCTTTTCATCTTCTCTGAAAGTGTAATTTTCAAATACACCTTAACTAAGAAACTGTTACTTACGT from Castor canadensis chromosome 10, mCasCan1.hap1v2, whole genome shotgun sequence encodes:
- the Trnt1 gene encoding CCA tRNA nucleotidyltransferase 1, mitochondrial, giving the protein MLRHLSSPWHRRVLSCSWSRLCLLKRYLFTMKLQSPEFQSLFTEGLKSLTELFVKENHELRIAGGAVRDLLNGVKPQDVDFATTATPTQMKEMFQAAGIRMINNKGEKHGTITARLHDENFEITTLRIDVTTDGRHAEVEFTTDWQKDAERRDLTINSMFLGFDGTLFDYFNGFADLKNKKVRFVGHANQRIQEDYLRILRYFRFYGRIVDKPGDHDPETLKAIAENAKGLAGISGERIWVELKKILIGNHVNHLIHLIYDLDVAPHIGLPTNSSLEEFNKICKNVEGCSPKPMTLLASLFKVQDDVTKLDLRLKISKEEKNLGLFIVKNRKDLIKATDSSEPLKPYQDFIIDSREPDATGRVCELLKYQGEHSLLKEMQQWSIPPFPVSGHDIRKVGISSGKEIGALLQQLREQWKKSGYQMEKDELLSYIKKT